The following are from one region of the Haloactinomyces albus genome:
- a CDS encoding glycerol-3-phosphate dehydrogenase/oxidase has protein sequence MSKDESETARMEGRLGPTDRDVNWRRLGSEEFDVVVIGGGVTGAGAALDAATRGLRVALVEARDLAAGTSSRSSKLFHGGLRYLEQLEFSLVREALHERELMLTRLAPHLVKPVSFLYPLTHRVWERPYTAAGLMLYDTMGGSRSVPGQKHLTRAGVQRMVPALKRSALIGGVRYYDAQADDARHTMTVARTAVRYGAVVRTSTQVIGFLREADRVAGVRLRDVENGEETEVRAQAVINATGVWTDELQRLSGSRGRFRVRASKGVHIVVPRDRIVSDSGLILRTEKSVLFVTPWGNHWIIGTTDTDWHLDLAHPAATKADIDYILEHVNSVLATPLTQDDIEGVYAGLRPLLAGESDESSKLSREHAVAHVAPGLVAIAGGKYTTYRVMAADAVDAIGSDVSGRIASSITDKVPLLGADGYHALVNQADQLASRHGLHPYRIRHLLDRYGSLIHDVLRLADDRTELLQPLHEAPNYLRIEVVYAVSREGALHLEDVLTRRTRISIEYPHRGVGCAEEVARLMADLLGWDEQRIAREIEVYTARVEAERDSQIQPDDQAADAKRSAAPDVREDLTEPVS, from the coding sequence GTGTCCAAGGACGAATCCGAAACCGCCCGGATGGAAGGCAGGCTCGGACCCACCGATCGTGACGTGAACTGGCGGCGGCTGGGTTCCGAGGAATTCGACGTCGTCGTGATCGGCGGCGGTGTGACCGGTGCGGGAGCCGCACTGGACGCGGCCACTCGTGGCTTGCGGGTCGCACTCGTGGAGGCCAGAGACCTGGCCGCGGGCACCTCCAGCCGCTCCAGCAAGCTGTTCCACGGTGGCCTGCGTTATCTCGAACAGCTGGAGTTCTCCCTGGTCCGGGAGGCCTTGCACGAGCGTGAGCTGATGCTGACCCGCTTGGCCCCGCACCTGGTGAAACCGGTCAGCTTCCTCTACCCGCTGACACATCGCGTGTGGGAGCGCCCGTACACGGCGGCCGGGCTGATGCTCTACGACACCATGGGCGGCTCCCGGTCGGTTCCGGGACAGAAGCACCTGACGCGCGCGGGCGTGCAGCGTATGGTGCCCGCGCTCAAACGCAGCGCCCTGATCGGTGGCGTCCGCTACTACGACGCCCAGGCCGACGACGCACGGCACACGATGACCGTGGCTCGCACGGCAGTGCGCTACGGCGCCGTCGTGCGTACGTCGACACAGGTGATCGGGTTTCTGCGGGAGGCCGACCGGGTCGCGGGCGTTCGGTTGCGCGATGTGGAAAACGGCGAAGAGACCGAAGTGCGCGCCCAGGCCGTCATCAATGCGACCGGCGTGTGGACCGACGAACTGCAGCGACTGTCCGGGAGTCGCGGACGTTTCCGGGTGCGGGCCAGCAAGGGCGTGCACATCGTCGTGCCTCGCGACCGCATCGTCTCCGACTCGGGGCTGATCCTGCGCACCGAGAAGTCCGTACTCTTCGTGACTCCGTGGGGCAACCACTGGATCATCGGGACCACCGACACCGACTGGCACCTCGACCTCGCGCACCCCGCCGCGACCAAGGCCGATATCGACTACATCCTCGAGCACGTCAACTCGGTCCTGGCGACTCCGCTGACCCAGGACGACATCGAAGGTGTCTACGCAGGTCTGCGCCCTCTGCTGGCGGGGGAAAGCGACGAGAGCTCGAAACTCTCACGGGAACACGCGGTGGCCCATGTCGCTCCGGGACTGGTTGCCATCGCCGGTGGCAAGTACACGACCTACCGCGTCATGGCCGCCGATGCGGTCGATGCGATCGGCAGTGACGTCTCCGGTCGGATCGCTTCGTCGATCACCGACAAGGTGCCACTCCTCGGCGCCGACGGTTACCATGCGCTGGTCAATCAGGCCGATCAGCTCGCCTCCCGGCACGGCCTGCACCCGTACCGGATCCGGCATCTGCTGGATCGCTACGGATCGCTGATCCACGACGTTCTCCGTCTCGCCGATGACCGGACCGAGCTGCTTCAGCCACTGCACGAGGCACCGAACTACCTCCGGATCGAGGTGGTCTACGCGGTCAGCCGTGAAGGTGCGCTCCACCTGGAGGACGTGCTCACGCGGCGCACTCGCATCTCGATCGAGTACCCCCACCGTGGTGTCGGATGTGCCGAGGAGGTGGCCCGGTTGATGGCCGATCTGCTGGGCTGGGACGAGCAGCGGATCGCGCGGGAAATCGAGGTCTACACTGCGCGTGTCGAAGCCGAGCGGGACTCGCAGATTCAGCCCGACGATCAGGCGGCCGACGCGAAGCGCTCCGCGGCTCCGGACGTGCGCGAAGACCTCACCGAACCCGTCAGTTGA
- a CDS encoding MIP/aquaporin family protein yields the protein MAEVAAPSRSHWRFRRGLGGEALAEVLGTFTLVLLGCGSVAVAVAALPESGRQAAEFGAANWLIIIWGWGFGVVFGVYVAGGISGAHINPAVTLAFAVRRSFPWYKVVPYWLAQFIGAFLAAALVYAVYVPAIEAFNASAGLPRSESLSTFSIFATYPADYFGGSWWGPLLDQIVGTAVLVGLICALIDKRNMAPASNIGPFLIGMVVTVIGLTFGPNAGYAINPARDFGPRVWTYLTGWGDLAFPGSHEWFGFYFWIPIVGPLVGGVIGAVVYDLFIGQVLTERSEPETGRVPE from the coding sequence ATGGCTGAAGTCGCGGCTCCCTCCCGGTCTCATTGGCGTTTCCGACGCGGGCTCGGGGGCGAGGCACTGGCGGAAGTGCTGGGGACGTTCACTCTGGTCCTGCTCGGCTGTGGTTCGGTCGCCGTCGCGGTCGCCGCCCTGCCGGAGTCCGGGCGGCAGGCGGCGGAGTTCGGGGCGGCGAACTGGCTGATCATCATATGGGGATGGGGCTTCGGTGTCGTGTTCGGCGTGTACGTCGCGGGCGGGATCAGCGGTGCCCATATCAATCCGGCGGTGACGTTGGCATTCGCGGTGCGCCGGAGCTTCCCGTGGTACAAGGTGGTGCCCTACTGGCTGGCTCAGTTCATCGGAGCCTTCCTCGCGGCGGCCCTGGTATACGCCGTCTACGTGCCGGCTATCGAGGCGTTCAACGCCTCGGCGGGCCTTCCGCGGTCGGAGTCACTGAGCACGTTCTCCATCTTCGCCACCTATCCCGCCGACTATTTCGGCGGATCGTGGTGGGGACCACTGCTGGATCAGATCGTCGGTACCGCGGTTCTGGTCGGACTCATCTGTGCTTTGATCGACAAACGCAACATGGCGCCCGCCTCCAACATCGGACCCTTCCTGATCGGCATGGTCGTCACCGTGATCGGTCTGACGTTCGGCCCCAACGCGGGATACGCGATCAACCCCGCCAGGGACTTCGGCCCCAGAGTGTGGACCTATCTCACAGGATGGGGAGACCTGGCCTTTCCCGGCAGCCACGAATGGTTCGGCTTCTACTTCTGGATCCCCATCGTGGGTCCGCTCGTCGGCGGTGTGATCGGTGCCGTGGTCTATGATCTTTTCATCGGCCAAGTACTCACGGAGCGCTCCGAACCCGAGACGGGACGAGTTCCGGAATAG
- the glpK gene encoding glycerol kinase GlpK: MASYIAAIDQGTTSTRCMIFDHSGRVVSVDQLEHQQIMPRAGWVEHDPEEVWTNTRQVCAGALAKADLVLSEIAAVGITNQRETTVVWEKATGRPVYNAIVWQDIRTDAIVEELAALGGGKDRYHEKTGLTLSPYFSGTKIRWILDNVDGVRERAENGELLFGNMDTWVLWNSTGGTEGGLHVTDPTNASRTLLMNLRTLEWDPDICAEIGIPMSMLPEIRSSSEVYGYFRERGVFGGLPIAGILGDQQAATFGQACLAPGEAKNTYGTGNFLLLNTGTEPVISENGLLTTVGYKIGRRETVYCLEGSIAVTGSLVQWLRDNLGIIDTAPEIEQLAASVEDNGDAYFVPAFSGLFAPHWRSDARGAIVGLTRFVDRGHLARAVLEATGFQTREVIEAMNADSGVELKSLKVDGGMVVNDLLMQFQADILGVPVVRPMVNETTALGAAYAAGLAVGFWSSEDDIRANWAKDKQWNPLMPAERREQQFHNWQKAVTKTFDWIE; the protein is encoded by the coding sequence ATGGCCTCCTACATCGCCGCCATCGATCAGGGCACCACCTCGACCCGCTGCATGATCTTCGATCATTCCGGTCGGGTCGTGTCCGTCGACCAGCTCGAACACCAGCAGATCATGCCCAGAGCCGGGTGGGTCGAGCACGATCCGGAGGAAGTGTGGACCAACACCCGCCAGGTCTGTGCCGGCGCCTTGGCCAAAGCGGACCTGGTTCTCTCGGAGATCGCGGCAGTCGGGATCACCAACCAGCGTGAAACCACCGTGGTGTGGGAGAAGGCCACCGGCAGGCCGGTCTACAACGCGATCGTGTGGCAGGACATCCGGACCGACGCGATCGTCGAGGAACTCGCCGCACTCGGCGGCGGCAAGGACCGCTATCACGAAAAGACCGGGCTGACGCTGTCGCCCTACTTCTCCGGCACCAAGATTCGCTGGATTCTCGACAATGTGGACGGGGTTCGAGAGCGCGCCGAAAACGGTGAACTGCTCTTCGGCAACATGGACACGTGGGTGCTCTGGAACTCCACCGGCGGGACCGAGGGTGGTCTGCATGTCACCGACCCCACCAACGCCTCCCGCACCCTGCTGATGAACCTGCGGACGTTGGAGTGGGACCCCGACATCTGCGCCGAGATCGGTATTCCGATGTCGATGCTGCCGGAGATCCGCTCGTCCTCGGAGGTCTACGGTTACTTCCGCGAGCGGGGCGTGTTCGGTGGGCTGCCGATCGCGGGCATTCTCGGCGATCAGCAGGCGGCGACCTTCGGGCAGGCATGCCTGGCACCCGGTGAGGCCAAGAACACCTACGGCACCGGCAATTTCCTGCTGCTCAATACCGGAACGGAGCCGGTCATCAGCGAGAACGGCCTGCTCACCACGGTCGGCTACAAGATCGGCAGACGCGAGACCGTCTACTGCCTGGAGGGCTCCATCGCGGTCACCGGGTCCCTGGTGCAGTGGCTGCGCGACAATCTCGGAATCATCGACACCGCACCGGAGATCGAACAGCTCGCGGCCTCGGTGGAGGACAACGGCGACGCGTACTTCGTGCCCGCTTTCTCGGGGCTGTTCGCACCGCACTGGCGCTCCGACGCGCGCGGCGCCATCGTCGGCCTCACCCGGTTCGTCGACCGTGGTCACCTCGCCCGCGCGGTGCTGGAAGCGACGGGATTCCAGACTCGTGAAGTGATCGAGGCGATGAACGCCGACTCCGGCGTCGAACTGAAATCACTGAAAGTCGACGGCGGCATGGTCGTCAACGACCTGCTCATGCAGTTTCAGGCCGATATCCTGGGAGTTCCGGTGGTCCGTCCGATGGTCAACGAAACCACCGCACTGGGTGCGGCCTACGCGGCCGGGTTGGCCGTCGGATTCTGGTCGAGTGAGGACGACATCCGCGCGAACTGGGCCAAGGACAAGCAGTGGAACCCCCTCATGCCCGCCGAACGCCGCGAGCAGCAGTTCCACAACTGGCAAAAAGCCGTCACCAAAACGTTCGACTGGATCGAATAG
- a CDS encoding MIP/aquaporin family protein, producing the protein MSAGEIFLWELMGTATLTLLGCGVVANVTLRNTLGHNGGWLLVTFGWGFAVFAGASIAAPSGAHINPAVTLGLAVNGQTPWGQVPIYLLGQLIGATLGAVLCWAAYKLQFDTHDDPVNTRGIFSTGPTVRHAPWNLVTEIIGTFILVFWIVLNPGAEVSASGVPEFGNAALGYAAVAFIVVVIGTSLGGPTGYAINPARDLGPRIAYAILPIKGKGSADWAYSWVPILGPILGGALAGALALALPAT; encoded by the coding sequence ATGAGCGCCGGTGAGATCTTCCTCTGGGAACTCATGGGCACCGCCACGCTGACCCTGCTCGGCTGTGGCGTGGTGGCCAATGTGACCCTGCGCAACACACTCGGACACAACGGCGGCTGGCTCCTGGTCACCTTCGGCTGGGGTTTTGCCGTGTTCGCCGGTGCCAGTATCGCGGCCCCCTCCGGCGCCCACATCAATCCCGCGGTCACACTCGGTCTTGCCGTGAACGGGCAGACCCCGTGGGGCCAGGTGCCGATCTACCTGCTGGGACAGCTCATCGGGGCCACGCTCGGGGCCGTGCTGTGCTGGGCCGCCTACAAGCTGCAGTTCGACACCCACGACGACCCCGTCAATACGCGGGGCATCTTCTCCACCGGGCCGACCGTGCGCCATGCCCCGTGGAATCTCGTCACCGAGATCATCGGCACCTTCATTCTGGTGTTCTGGATCGTGCTCAACCCGGGAGCCGAAGTCAGTGCGAGCGGGGTTCCGGAGTTCGGCAATGCGGCGCTCGGCTACGCCGCGGTCGCGTTCATCGTCGTCGTGATCGGCACCTCGCTCGGGGGGCCCACCGGCTACGCGATCAACCCGGCTCGCGACCTCGGACCGCGCATCGCCTACGCGATACTGCCGATCAAGGGGAAGGGCTCCGCCGATTGGGCCTATTCCTGGGTCCCGATCCTCGGTCCGATTCTCGGCGGTGCACTCGCGGGCGCGCTCGCGCTTGCGCTGCCCGCAACCTGA
- a CDS encoding DeoR/GlpR family DNA-binding transcription regulator produces the protein MATTPGKRPSARQQDRRRRITELVMAEGSLRIDDLVSTVGTSAMTVYRDLADLESQGLVHRNRGYVSAASSLLYEAASEYRLQQNEAEKQQLARAAAELVEPGQAVMLDDSTTGVHLARLLPERAPLTVVTNHRGVFGELAGQQGIHLISVGGDYLPWADAFVGGMALDALRGMRVDLAIMSVSAVTEGVCFYPQQEMVQLKKAMLASASSRVLYVDHTKFRRRALHAVAPAEDFDIVLVDSKTAPSEIEMLRERGATVRQAS, from the coding sequence ATGGCGACGACGCCGGGCAAACGCCCGTCTGCACGGCAGCAGGATCGCCGACGCAGGATCACCGAGTTGGTCATGGCCGAGGGCAGCCTGCGCATCGACGACCTGGTCTCCACTGTCGGTACGAGTGCCATGACCGTCTATCGCGACCTCGCCGACCTGGAGTCGCAGGGACTGGTGCACCGCAACCGCGGATACGTCTCGGCCGCTTCCTCTCTGCTGTACGAGGCGGCGTCCGAATACCGCCTGCAGCAGAACGAGGCCGAGAAGCAGCAACTCGCCCGCGCGGCTGCCGAGCTGGTCGAGCCGGGCCAGGCGGTGATGCTCGACGATTCGACGACAGGGGTGCATCTGGCTCGCCTCCTGCCGGAGCGGGCGCCGCTGACGGTGGTGACCAACCATCGGGGTGTGTTCGGCGAACTGGCCGGACAGCAGGGGATCCACCTGATCTCTGTCGGAGGTGACTACCTCCCGTGGGCGGACGCTTTCGTCGGCGGCATGGCACTCGACGCGCTCCGCGGGATGCGAGTCGATCTGGCGATCATGTCGGTCTCCGCCGTGACCGAGGGCGTGTGCTTCTATCCGCAGCAGGAGATGGTGCAGCTCAAAAAGGCCATGCTGGCCTCTGCCAGTAGCCGGGTGCTCTACGTCGACCACACCAAGTTTCGCAGGCGCGCGCTGCATGCGGTGGCCCCCGCAGAGGACTTCGACATCGTCCTCGTGGACAGCAAGACCGCACCGTCCGAGATCGAGATGCTGCGTGAACGAGGTGCCACTGTCCGGCAGGCGAGTTGA